In a single window of the Diospyros lotus cultivar Yz01 chromosome 10, ASM1463336v1, whole genome shotgun sequence genome:
- the LOC127811521 gene encoding 2-hydroxyisoflavanone dehydratase-like: protein MMLYPKHGTCFHGREFALYFCRILLQKLSLSENMASTTKDVASELETVLRVYRDGTVERLLGSPFVPPSPQDPTTGVSSKDIAISPKVSARLYLPPLTAAATLRKLPILVYFHGGGFCIESPFSALCHRYITNVVSRSNALAVSVDYRLAPEHPLPAAYDDSWAALQWVAAHSGEGFQGQDPWLISHGDFERVYIGGDSAGANIAHNMAMRAATENLKMRIYGAFLCHPYFWGSKPLGSESVPLHEKTLSYKTWTFVYPNSPGGIDNPMVNPLAGDAPNLSRLKCCRLLVCVAAMDELRERGVGYHAAVKGSGWVGELELCEVKGEGHGFHILSPESDNAEKMIKRLAAFLL from the coding sequence ATGATGTTATACCCAAAACATGGGACCTGCTTTCATGGCCGAGAATTCGCATTATATTTTTGTCGAATTCTTCTccaaaaactctctctctctgaaaacaTGGCTTCCACCACCAAAGACGTAGCTTCAGAGCTCGAAACAGTGCTCAGAGTTTACAGAGATGGCACCGTCGAGAGACTTCTTGGTTCGCCCTTCGTCCCACCATCGCCCCAAGACCCTACCACCGGCGTCTCTTCCAAAGACATCGCCATCTCCCCGAAAGTCTCCGCTCGCCTCTATCTGCCACCCCTCACCGCGGCCGCCACCCTCCGGAAGCTCCCCATCTTAGTCTACTTCCACGGCGGCGGCTTCTGCATCGAGTCTCCTTTCTCCGCTCTCTGCCACCGCTACATCACCAACGTCGTCTCTCGCTCCAACGCCCTCGCCGTCTCCGTCGATTACCGCCTCGCGCCAGAGCACCCTCTCCCCGCAGCTTACGACGATTCCTGGGCCGCTCTCCAATGGGTTGCAGCCCATTCCGGCGAAGGCTTCCAAGGCCAGGACCCATGGCTGATCAGTCACGGAGACTTCGAAAGAGTCTATATAGGCGGTGACAGCGCCGGAGCCAATATTGCACACAACATGGCCATGAGAGCCGCCACCGAGAATTTGAAGATGAGAATCTACGGAGCTTTTCTCTGCCACCCATACTTCTGGGGCTCAAAGCCCTTGGGTTCCGAATCGGTTCCACTTCACGAGAAAACCTTGTCCTACAAGACATGGACATTCGTGTATCCAAATTCTCCGGGCGGGATAGACAATCCGATGGTGAATCCGCTCGCCGGAGATGCTCCGAACTTGTCGCGGCTCAAGTGTTGCCGGCTGCTCGTCTGCGTGGCCGCCATGGACGAGCTAAGGGAGAGAGGCGTCGGGTATCACGCGGCAGTGAAGGGAAGCGGGTGGGTTGGGGAATTGGAGCTCTGCGAGGTTAAAGGAGAGGGCCATGGCTTCCATATCCTGTCTCCTGAATCTGATAACGCTGAGAAGATGATCAAACGATTGGCTGCTTTTCTTCTTTGA
- the LOC127811522 gene encoding uncharacterized protein LOC127811522, with product MAHKSHAHVGASKMASLGTTVRGAFGSMDPARISFSSEFPDEDSFISISPKSMPEAQEMVQMEQFEFLSGNLSCQKMLTADELFSEGKLLPFWAMEQSTDKLSKIKLKEKCDKVEETESKVSWFVDIDGDPSPRPPKCTVLWKELLRLKKQRASSSLSPSSSSSSSSSSSSSSSLGVGDLPTIDEGKEKKEKQQFRMMRIRPMVNVPICRQGKNRAVPPVPSSSLRKGRLER from the coding sequence ATGGCGCACAAATCCCACGCACATGTTGGAGCCTCCAAAATGGCGTCTCTTGGAACCACCGTTCGGGGGGCCTTCGGATCCATGGATCCAGCTCGGATTTCCTTCTCCAGCGAGTTTCCCGACGAGGACAGCTTCATCTCCATAAGCCCCAAGTCCATGCCGGAGGCCCAGGAAATGGTCCAAATGGAGCAGTTCGAGTTTCTCTCCGGCAATCTGAGCTGCCAGAAAATGTTGACAGCCGACGAGCTGTTCTCCGAAGGGAAGCTGCTGCCTTTCTGGGCAATGGAACAGTCGACTGACAAACTGAGTAAGATTAAACTGAAAGAGAAATGTGACAAGGTTGAAGAAACGGAGAGTAAAGTAAGCTGGTTTGTGGACATTGACGGCGACCCGTCTCCCCGGCCGCCGAAATGCACCGTTCTGTGGAAAGAGTTGCTGAGGTTGAAGAAGCAGAGGGCTTCTTCATCTTTGTCgccatcttcatcatcatcttcttcttcttcttcttcttcatcgagCTCGCTTGGTGTTGGAGATTTGCCCACCATTGAtgaagggaaagaaaagaaggagaagcAGCAGTTCAGGATGATGAGAATAAGGCCTATGGTGAATGTGCCAATTTGCAGGCAAGGGAAGAACCGTGCTGTGCCGCCAGTGCCGTCTTCTTCTCTCAGGaaagggagattggagagatgA
- the LOC127812224 gene encoding probable membrane-associated kinase regulator 1 — translation MGRRADQKHYAKSQTLPSSPTHSFSSSSSSDFEFTISMSPRKSSAALCPADELFYKGQLLPLHLSPRLSMVQSLLLSSSSTSSSSARPSSGSSADSFSPRPSSAAAADDHHHDFNHPLTAAKPPRKPNFFSLSRFSSVFRRPRDAAAAADSPSPAKRVSATPREVIRKYLKKVKPLYEKLSQKAAPSATAPSSPVKADESVKTSSKDNNGGGVLSHSFSGNLRYRRKRCYVSSCPSSMRSSPSHSGILYQNKFPADMNRIRGVNHSDTSSMEELQSAIQGAIAHCKNSMIQNKAMVGNEI, via the coding sequence ATGGGGAGGAGAGCAGATCAGAAGCACTATGCCAAATCTCAAACCCTTCCTTCCTCGCCAACCCATTCattctcatcttcttcctcatcagACTTCGAGTTCACTATCTCCATGTCTCCACGGAAATCCTCCGCAGCGCTCTGCCCGGCCGACGAGCTCTTCTACAAGGGGCAGCTCCTTCCCCTCCACCTCTCCCCACGCCTTTCCATGGTCCAATCCCTCctcctctcctcctcctccacctcctcctcctccgcccGCCCCTCCTCCGGCTCCTCTGCCGACTCGTTCTCCCCCCGCCCCAGCTCCGCCGCCGCAGCCGACGACCACCACCACGACTTCAACCACCCCCTCACCGCCGCCAAGCCACCCAGGAAACCAaacttcttctccctctcccgattctCCTCCGTCTTCCGCAGGCCCCGAGACGCCGCAGCAGCCGCCGACTCCCCTTCGCCGGCAAAGCGGGTCAGTGCCACCCCGAGAGAGGTGATCCGCAAGTACTTGAAGAAAGTCAAGCCCCTGTACGAAAAGCTCTCGCAGAAAGCGGCACCGTCAGCAACGGCTCCGTCTTCGCCCGTCAAAGCAGACGAATCCGTTAAAACCTCGAGCAAGGACAACAATGGCGGCGGCGTGCTTTCGCACTCGTTTTCGGGGAATTTGAGGTACCGGAGAAAGAGATGCTACGTTTCAAGCTGCCCATCTTCCATGCGTTCATCTCCGAGCCACTCGGGAATTCTGTACCAGAACAAGTTTCCGGCGGACATGAACAGAATCCGGGGCGTGAACCACTCCGATACATCCTCCATGGAAGAGTTGCAAAGCGCCATCCAAGGAGCCATAGCGCATTGCAAGAACTCCATGATTCAGAACAAGGCCATGGTCGGCAATGAGATCTGA